The following are encoded together in the Oncorhynchus masou masou isolate Uvic2021 chromosome 5, UVic_Omas_1.1, whole genome shotgun sequence genome:
- the LOC135525259 gene encoding uncharacterized protein LOC135525259: MTLTCITTCTLTDNPTYIWYKNGQYLDESTSPQYKDSVSSNYEDSYSCAVKGHEDLHSPAVCVQGQSCNRVTYTKRRICVLKGSTVDISCTYVGYYYTKSSFWFRSDKSTPEDLTRDPGYAGRVEYTGTYRGPFTLRITDLREEDSAEYRFTFKTDNIEWGHSFPGTTLTVTDLQVKGTPAAEGQKTLTCITTCTLTDNPTYIWYKNGQHLDESTSPQYRDPVSSNYEDSYSCAVKGHEDLHSPAVYDPQVKKPVEILG; the protein is encoded by the exons ATGACATtgacctgtatcaccacctgtactctgactgacaaccccacctacatctggtacaagaacggacaaTATCTAGATGAGAGCACCTCCCCCCAGTACAAAGACTCAGTCTCCAGTAACTAtgaagacagttactcctgtgctgtaaaaggccatgaggatctccactctcctgcagtgt GTGTTCAGGGTCAGAGCTGCAACAGAGTGACTTACACCAAGAGGAGAATCTGTgtcttgaaggggtcaacagtggacatATCCTGTACTTATGTTGGTTATTATTACACCAAATCATCATTCTGGTTTAGAAGTGATAAGTCGACCCCTGAAGACCTAACCAGAGACCCAGGGTATGCAGGTCGTGTGGAGTACACTGGAACATACAGAGGTCCCTtcaccctgagaatcacagatcTGAGAGAGGAGGACTCAGCTGAGTATCGCTTCACTTTTAAAACAGACAACATTGAATGGGGTCATAGTTTCCCAGGAACAACTCTGACTGTCACAG ACCTGCAGGTGAAGGGGActcctgctgcagagggacagaagacactgacctgtatcaccacctgtactctgactgacaaccccacctacatctggtacaagaacggacaacATCTAGATGAGAGCACCTCCCCCCAGTACAGAGacccagtctccagtaactatgaagacagttactcctgtgctgtaaaaggTCATGAGGATCTCCactctcctgcagtgt atgatccgcaggtgaagaagccggtgGAAATCCTGGGCTGA
- the LOC135532160 gene encoding B-cell receptor CD22-like, whose amino-acid sequence MDPTSVSEGERVTLRCRTNCTLDPITAYSWYKNGQSLPNSNTSSPVYILFSVSSEDTGRYSCSVEGHEDLPSDEETLTVTYGPWNTSVSVSPSGELVEGSSVTLTCSSDANPPVDKYTWYKKNVTSPKASGQSYSITDIISEDRGEYYCEAQNGRGSMNSTALMIIVAGKQTSVITAALGIIVVVLVVILASCLSGLIWFKKKVSKTTSDTRHTAGNGQGDSSPVYDNISGMAFTPTAAQTAATVDQDDIHFASVHFSHSKNQEVPLYSTVQLLQPQKEDEDVQYAAVNFNLPSAATWSTVVQAAEEDPSVLYSTVNKPRTKKSLTQ is encoded by the exons ATGGATCCTACATCTgtgtcagagggggagagagtcacACTGAGATGTAGAACCAACTGTACACTGGACCCCATCACAGCCTACAGTTGGTATAAGAATGGACAGTCTCTaccaaacagcaacacctcctctcctgtctatatCCTGTTCTCAGTCAGCAGTGAGGATACAGGCAGATACTCCTGTTCTGTAGAAGGACATGAGGATCTCCCCTCTGATGAAGAAACTCTCACTGTCACAT ATGGTCCATGGAACACCTCAGTGTCAGTCAGCCCCTCTGGTGAATtagtggagggcagttcagtgactctgacctgcagcagtgatgccaaccCACCTGTGGACAAATACACCTGGTACAAGAAGAACGTAACCTCACCAAAAGCATCAGGACAGAGTTACAGCATCACTGACATCATctctgaggacagaggagaatattACTGTGAGGCCCAGAATGGAAGAGGATCTATGAACTCTACAGCTCTGATGATCATTGTAGCAG GGAAACAGACCTCAGTTATAACTGCAGCCTTAGGAATCATAGTGGTTGTTCTGGTTGTCATACTGGCTTCATGTCTCTCTGGACTCATATGGTTCAA GAAGAAGGTCTCCAAAACCACCTCTGACACAAGACACACAGCAGGCAATGGACAG ggagACTCTAGTCCAGTGTATGACAACATCTCAGGCATGGCCTTCACCCCTACTGCAGCACAGACAGCGGCCACCGTCGACCAAGATGACATTCACTTCGCCAGCGTCCACTTCTCTCACTCCAAAAACCAGGAagtgcctctgtactccaccgtcCAGCTGCTTCAACCCCAGAAAGAGGATGAGGATGTCCAGTACGCTGCTGTGAATTTCAACCTCCCAAGTGCTGCCACCTG GTCCACGGTGGTACAAGCAGCTGAGGAGGATccctctgttctctacagtacagtcaacaaacccagaaccaagaagtcCTTAACACAataa
- the LOC135525273 gene encoding vascular cell adhesion protein 1-like yields the protein MQVVWSLQVKVTPAAEGQKTLTCITTCTLTDNPTYIWYKNGQRVDEPTSQQYSNAPKNTSVSVSPSGEIVEGSSVTLTCSSDANPPVDKYTWYKKNGASLKGSENTFLITNINSEDRGEYYCEAESIYGSLNSSSVSVDIQYGPKNTSVLTTAVGIIVVVLVLILCFSGFMWFRKRASNSPSVTRDTADDGQGDSSPVYGNISGMAMNPTAAQTATRDDQDDVLYASVHFSGSKNQEVLLYSTVQVPQPQKEDEDVQYAALKFNLPSAATRPAAAQAAEEDSSVLYSTVNKP from the exons ATGCAGGTCGTGTGGA GTctgcaggtgaaggtgactcctgctgcagagggacagaagacactgacctgtatcaccacctgtactctgactgacaaccccacctacatctggtacaagaacggacaacGTGTAGATGAGCCCACTTCCCAACAATACTCTA ATGCTCCAAAGAACacctcagtgtcagtcagtccctctggtgaaatagtggagggcagttcagtgactctgacctgcagcagtgatgccaaccCACCTGTGGACAAATACACCTGGTACAAGAAGAATGGAGCTTCACTGAAGGGATCTGAAAACACCTTCCTCATCACCAACATTAActctgaggacagaggagaatacTACTGTGAGGCTGAGAGTATATATGGGAGTCTCAACTCTTCTTCTGTGTCTGTGGACATTCAAT ATGGCCCAAAGAACACCTCAGTTCTGACTACAGCTGTAGGAATCATAGTGGTTGTTCTGGTTCTCATCCTCTGTTTCTCCGGCTTCATGTGGTTCAG GAAGAGGGCCTCCAATTCTCCCTCTGTCACAAGAGACACAGCAGACGATGGACAG ggagACTCTAGTCCAGTGTATGGCAATATCTCAGGCATGGCAATGAACCCTACTGCAGCACAGACAGCTACAAGAGATGACCAGGATGATGTTCTCTACGCCAGCGTCCACTTCTCTGGCTCCAAAAACCAGGAAGTGCTTCTGTACTCCACCGTTCAAGTGCCTCAACCCCAGAAAGAGGATGAGGATGTCCAGTACGCTGCTCTGAAATTCAACCTCCCCAGTGCTGCCACCCG ACCCGCAGCAGCACAAGCAGCTGAGGAGGACtcctctgttctctacagtacagtcaataaaccctga